In Streptomyces durocortorensis, a genomic segment contains:
- a CDS encoding COG1361 family protein yields the protein MRSTRTRRLGLATVIALALFGLAPSASAADPAPAELSFTTDAATTTPGGAVNLSMTIKNNQTYDIWFIHQSIDPTWLTTQRPDLKYSFVGCSLATDAGAVPCSGTGPANLGGNYGTTIPPGQSRTVTLTLQVAADSGCNGNIGFYSYFYAEFSDSSSHSGGPAYTPETRVLCA from the coding sequence ATGAGATCCACTCGCACGAGACGCCTCGGTCTCGCCACGGTCATCGCCCTCGCGCTCTTCGGCCTGGCGCCCTCCGCGAGCGCCGCCGACCCGGCCCCGGCCGAACTGTCGTTCACGACCGACGCCGCCACCACCACGCCCGGCGGTGCGGTGAACCTGTCGATGACGATCAAGAACAATCAGACGTACGACATCTGGTTCATCCACCAGTCCATCGACCCGACCTGGCTGACCACCCAGCGCCCCGACCTCAAGTACAGCTTCGTCGGCTGCAGCCTGGCGACGGACGCCGGGGCCGTCCCGTGTTCCGGCACCGGGCCGGCGAACCTCGGCGGCAACTACGGCACCACCATCCCGCCCGGCCAGAGTCGTACCGTCACCCTGACCTTGCAGGTCGCCGCCGACTCCGGCTGCAACGGCAACATCGGCTTCTACTCCTACTTCTACGCGGAGTTCAGCGACAGCAGCAGCCACAGTGGCGGCCCGGCCTACACGCCCGAGACCCGCGTGCTGTGCGCGTGA
- the pelF gene encoding GT4 family glycosyltransferase PelF, with translation MYFPHGARHSGASRVTLLTEGTYPHGHGGVSVWCDQLVTGMPDIAFDVIAVTGTGREPVVWDVPDHVGRIVSVPMWGPAPEGRAPRGHHRRRLAESYERFVTALLDPRAEDGFGPALYALARAAEDGRLGPFLRGDQAIGILTALWNRSGLAVREARPTLQDAVTATALLEHALRPLAAPYPEAGVAHAVSGGVAVLPGLAALERHGVPLLLTEHGVYLRERYLGYRTAPYRWPVKALVLGFFRLLAEETYRRAALITPGNRYNRLWEEHGGAAPDSIRTVYNGVDPAAFPPAGPEPADPVLSWAGRVDPIKDLETLIRAFALVRARMPTARLRLFGGTPRGGEAYRDRCEALAAELGHAAAVTFEGRVEDIRDAYAAGNVVMLSSISEGFPFTLIEAMSCGRATVSTDVGGVREAVGDTGLVVPPRDPAAMAAAALELLADAERRRRMGEGARLRVIEQFTLRQTIDTFRSIYQELSGSGGRRAPSAVEEHVPTTVGRSPVRSAAG, from the coding sequence ATGTACTTTCCCCACGGCGCGCGACACTCCGGCGCGTCGCGCGTCACCCTGCTCACCGAAGGCACCTACCCGCACGGTCATGGTGGCGTGAGCGTCTGGTGCGACCAACTCGTCACCGGCATGCCGGACATCGCGTTCGACGTGATCGCCGTCACCGGAACCGGTCGCGAGCCGGTCGTCTGGGACGTTCCCGACCACGTCGGCCGCATCGTCTCCGTCCCCATGTGGGGCCCCGCCCCCGAGGGACGGGCGCCGCGCGGGCACCACCGCCGGCGGCTCGCCGAGTCCTACGAGCGGTTCGTGACCGCGCTGCTCGACCCGCGCGCGGAGGACGGCTTCGGCCCGGCTCTGTACGCGCTGGCGCGGGCCGCCGAGGACGGCAGACTCGGTCCGTTCCTGCGCGGGGACCAGGCCATCGGCATCCTGACGGCCCTCTGGAACCGGTCCGGGCTCGCGGTGCGCGAGGCCCGGCCGACCCTGCAGGACGCGGTGACCGCGACCGCGCTGCTGGAGCACGCCCTGCGGCCGCTGGCCGCGCCGTACCCGGAGGCGGGAGTGGCGCACGCGGTCAGCGGAGGCGTGGCGGTCCTGCCGGGCCTCGCCGCGCTGGAACGGCACGGTGTGCCGCTGCTGCTCACCGAGCACGGCGTGTATCTGCGCGAGCGCTACCTCGGATACCGCACCGCTCCCTACCGGTGGCCGGTGAAGGCGCTCGTACTGGGCTTCTTCCGGCTGCTGGCGGAGGAGACGTACCGGCGGGCCGCCCTGATCACCCCGGGCAACCGCTACAACCGGCTCTGGGAGGAGCACGGAGGTGCCGCGCCCGATTCGATCCGGACGGTCTACAACGGCGTGGACCCCGCCGCGTTTCCGCCCGCCGGCCCGGAACCTGCCGACCCCGTGCTCAGCTGGGCCGGCCGTGTCGACCCGATCAAGGACCTGGAGACCCTGATCCGCGCGTTCGCCCTCGTACGGGCGCGGATGCCGACCGCGCGGCTGCGCCTGTTCGGCGGCACGCCGCGCGGCGGGGAGGCCTACCGGGACCGGTGCGAGGCACTGGCCGCGGAGCTGGGCCATGCCGCCGCGGTCACCTTCGAGGGCCGGGTCGAGGACATCAGGGACGCCTACGCGGCGGGGAACGTCGTGATGCTCTCCAGTATCAGCGAGGGCTTCCCCTTCACTCTGATCGAAGCCATGTCGTGCGGGCGGGCGACCGTCTCCACGGACGTGGGCGGCGTCCGGGAGGCAGTAGGAGACACCGGTCTCGTCGTGCCGCCCCGCGATCCGGCCGCGATGGCCGCCGCGGCACTGGAGTTGCTGGCCGACGCCGAGCGGCGCCGGAGGATGGGCGAGGGGGCCCGGCTCAGGGTGATCGAGCAGTTCACCCTCCGGCAGACCATCGACACCTTCCGTTCCATCTACCAGGAGCTGTCCGGGTCCGGCGGCCGCAGAGCGCCCTCGGCCGTCGAGGAACACGTGCCGACGACGGTGGGCAGGTCACCGGTGAGGAGCGCGGCCGGATGA
- a CDS encoding spore-associated protein: protein MRFIRSVLAGTAVVALAAGGVTALAVPASAAPNTTPQEVCGSGYRTVNSAPVGSYGTVYLTYNPTSGKNCVTTIRSNPGTALETGAWIYVDDTTEYAEDEGLFTSYAGPVSVYGKGHCVDWGGRIANVHVRVTGSNCASLKEHKVTTIR, encoded by the coding sequence ATGCGTTTCATTCGTTCTGTTCTGGCCGGTACCGCGGTGGTGGCTCTGGCTGCTGGGGGTGTGACTGCTCTGGCGGTCCCAGCCTCGGCCGCGCCGAACACCACACCGCAGGAGGTCTGCGGGAGCGGCTACCGGACCGTCAACTCGGCTCCTGTCGGCTCGTACGGCACGGTCTACCTGACGTACAACCCGACCAGCGGCAAGAACTGCGTCACGACGATCCGCTCCAACCCGGGCACCGCGCTGGAGACGGGCGCATGGATCTACGTCGACGACACCACCGAGTACGCCGAGGACGAAGGACTGTTCACGTCGTACGCCGGCCCGGTCTCCGTCTACGGCAAGGGCCACTGCGTCGACTGGGGCGGCCGCATCGCCAACGTGCATGTGCGGGTGACCGGCTCCAACTGCGCCTCCCTGAAGGAGCACAAGGTCACCACCATCCGCTGA
- a CDS encoding flavin reductase family protein — translation MNTATPSSVPTDLSSEHVTVTPSILYFGTPVVLLSTENENGSFNLAPMSSAWALGHVIVLGLGADGQTAHNLRSRRDLVVNLPAPTQWPAVERLAPLTGRTPVPVGKRGSFRFEPDKFAAAGLRPQPSELVRPPRVAECPMQLEARVARAQPDVSGEFLIVEARVLKVHADPRIVVSGSQHIDPAAWSPLIYNFRHYYGLGPELGHSFRSQTV, via the coding sequence ATGAACACCGCTACGCCCAGCAGCGTGCCCACCGACCTGTCCTCCGAACACGTGACCGTCACGCCGAGCATCCTGTACTTCGGAACGCCGGTCGTGCTGCTCTCCACAGAGAACGAGAACGGCTCCTTCAACCTTGCGCCGATGTCCTCGGCCTGGGCTCTGGGCCACGTGATCGTCCTCGGTCTTGGCGCTGATGGACAGACCGCACATAATCTCCGCAGCCGCCGTGATCTGGTGGTTAACCTCCCCGCGCCCACACAGTGGCCGGCGGTAGAACGATTGGCGCCGCTGACCGGGCGCACCCCGGTACCCGTGGGCAAACGTGGTTCCTTCCGTTTCGAGCCGGACAAGTTCGCCGCCGCCGGCTTGCGGCCTCAGCCCTCCGAGCTGGTTCGGCCGCCTCGCGTCGCCGAATGCCCGATGCAGTTGGAAGCCCGCGTTGCCCGGGCCCAACCCGATGTCTCTGGAGAGTTCCTCATCGTCGAAGCCCGTGTGCTCAAGGTGCACGCTGATCCCCGGATCGTCGTTTCCGGTTCCCAGCACATCGACCCAGCCGCGTGGAGCCCGCTGATCTACAACTTTCGCCACTACTACGGACTCGGCCCCGAACTGGGCCACAGCTTCCGCTCCCAGACAGTCTGA
- a CDS encoding LuxR family transcriptional regulator, with protein MANEKLGEALRYLGISREGARTYRTLLECGPAPLSSIGAAAGLGDEALAEAYRELVDCGLASTAEEGSAVVAPVPPAVGLEILGRRRAAELDESRITVGGAFESFRRQRLAGYHDPLVEVVTGDAIGLRMRQAWMSAREQIRQFDSPPYFPVVGAMDDALATLARRVTQRVVYSRESLEHPGQLENSIEPCIEAGEQARVLPSVPVKLVIIDDAYALVALSIKETDVYNTMLVVQPCGLLSALVALFEQSWQNALPFHGRSARPAGLLPADRRLLRLLAAGASDDVIAREIGVSRRTLFRRVQVLMAQLGATSRFQLALQAQRSGWL; from the coding sequence ATGGCGAATGAGAAACTCGGCGAGGCACTCCGGTATCTGGGCATAAGTCGGGAGGGCGCCCGGACCTACCGGACGCTCCTGGAGTGCGGGCCAGCGCCGCTGAGTTCGATCGGTGCCGCGGCCGGGCTCGGGGACGAGGCGCTGGCGGAGGCGTACCGCGAGCTGGTCGACTGCGGTCTGGCGAGCACCGCGGAGGAGGGTTCCGCCGTCGTGGCGCCGGTGCCACCGGCCGTGGGCCTGGAGATCCTCGGGCGGCGCCGGGCGGCCGAACTCGACGAGTCCCGGATCACAGTCGGGGGCGCGTTCGAGTCGTTCCGGCGGCAGCGGCTCGCCGGGTATCACGATCCTCTGGTGGAGGTCGTGACCGGTGACGCCATCGGGCTCCGGATGCGTCAGGCGTGGATGAGCGCCCGGGAGCAGATCCGGCAGTTCGACTCACCGCCGTACTTTCCGGTCGTGGGCGCCATGGACGACGCACTGGCCACGCTCGCGCGCAGAGTGACCCAGCGGGTTGTGTACTCGCGGGAGTCCCTGGAGCATCCAGGGCAGCTGGAGAATTCGATCGAGCCGTGCATCGAGGCCGGCGAGCAGGCGCGGGTCCTTCCGTCGGTGCCGGTCAAGCTCGTGATCATCGACGACGCGTACGCCCTGGTCGCCCTGTCGATCAAGGAGACGGATGTGTACAACACGATGCTGGTCGTGCAGCCGTGCGGCCTGCTCTCCGCGCTCGTGGCGCTGTTCGAGCAGTCCTGGCAGAACGCGCTGCCGTTCCACGGCCGTTCGGCCCGGCCTGCGGGGCTGCTGCCCGCCGACCGACGTCTGCTCCGGCTGCTCGCGGCCGGCGCGAGCGACGATGTGATCGCCCGGGAGATCGGCGTCAGCCGTCGTACGCTCTTCCGTAGGGTGCAGGTCCTGATGGCCCAGCTCGGGGCTACGAGCCGGTTCCAGCTGGCGCTGCAGGCGCAGCGGTCGGGGTGGCTGTGA
- a CDS encoding helix-turn-helix domain-containing protein gives MNSHDAHVEGPDLAALAALLADGTRANFCLALLDGRAWTAIELARYAGVAASTATGHLNLLVSGGLLTQERQGRHRYVRLADPDTAELIEKLASMAPRRADPPRSLPAVNRSRALARARTCYDHLAGALGVAITEAMTDRGLLDWEQGLTLTSDGTTWLAELGIAQPPATRRPPVRSCLDWTERRPHLAGAVGAALCRHTFDAGWITRIGTSRAVALTDTGKRALKDHLGLVDETQTPVR, from the coding sequence ATGAACAGCCATGACGCTCACGTCGAGGGCCCCGACCTGGCCGCCCTGGCCGCACTGCTGGCCGACGGCACCCGGGCCAACTTCTGCCTGGCCCTTCTGGACGGCCGTGCATGGACCGCGATCGAGTTGGCGCGCTATGCCGGAGTGGCCGCCTCGACGGCGACCGGGCACTTGAACCTCCTGGTCAGCGGAGGACTGCTCACACAGGAGCGCCAAGGCCGCCATCGCTACGTTCGCCTGGCCGACCCCGACACGGCCGAACTGATCGAGAAGCTTGCCTCGATGGCGCCTCGACGCGCCGATCCGCCCCGCTCGCTGCCCGCTGTCAACCGCAGCCGGGCGCTGGCCCGCGCCCGCACGTGCTACGACCATCTCGCCGGCGCTCTCGGGGTCGCGATCACCGAGGCGATGACCGATCGGGGGCTGCTGGACTGGGAGCAGGGACTGACTCTCACGAGCGACGGGACCACCTGGCTTGCTGAACTCGGCATCGCACAACCGCCCGCCACGCGACGCCCGCCGGTTCGCTCGTGCCTGGACTGGACAGAACGCCGCCCCCACCTGGCTGGCGCCGTCGGCGCCGCCCTATGCCGTCACACCTTCGACGCTGGCTGGATCACTCGGATCGGCACAAGCCGCGCCGTCGCTCTCACCGACACCGGCAAGCGCGCGCTCAAGGACCACCTCGGTCTGGTTGACGAGACGCAGACTCCGGTCAGGTGA
- a CDS encoding aminopeptidase P family protein, translating to MAKGRKNSLYQDVSEELSTLMRSGWADTERHGLQPDEQAPYAARRRAVLSARFPGERLVIPSGYLKTRSNDDTYPFRPYTGYVHMTGDQARDGALVLEPRAGGGHDAYCYRLPRDSRANDEFWIGYTAELWMGRRRSLAEAEVVLGLPCRDVRTAVDDLAATTGVPTRIVRGIDPAFEAAVTTDQERDDELEEALSELRLIKDAWEIGEMRKAVDSTVRGFTDCVGELSRAVASSERWIEGTFFRRARLEGNAVGYGSICAAGDHATIMHWTENDGPVRPGELLLLDAGVETRSLYTADVARTLPIGGTFAPVQRQVYDAVYEAQEAGMATVTPGAPYRDFHEAAQRHLTARLVEWGFIKGPVDRAYALGLQRRFTMAGTGHMLGLDVHDCAQARSGEYVDGILAPGMVLTVEPGLYFQPDDLTVPQEWRGIGVRIEDDLVVTEDGHENLSAGLPRSSAEVESWMARVAG from the coding sequence GTGGCGAAGGGTCGCAAGAACAGCCTCTACCAAGACGTCTCCGAGGAGCTCTCCACCCTGATGAGGTCGGGGTGGGCGGACACCGAGCGGCACGGGCTGCAGCCCGACGAGCAGGCCCCGTACGCAGCCCGCCGCCGCGCCGTGCTCTCCGCGCGCTTCCCCGGCGAGCGCCTCGTGATCCCCTCCGGCTACCTCAAGACCCGCTCCAACGACGACACGTACCCCTTCCGCCCGTACACGGGATACGTGCACATGACCGGCGACCAGGCACGCGACGGCGCCCTCGTGCTCGAACCCCGCGCGGGCGGCGGCCACGACGCCTACTGCTACCGGCTGCCGCGCGACAGCCGCGCCAACGACGAGTTCTGGATCGGCTACACGGCCGAGCTCTGGATGGGCCGGCGCCGCTCGCTCGCGGAGGCCGAGGTCGTCCTCGGGCTGCCCTGTCGCGACGTACGCACGGCGGTCGACGACCTGGCTGCCACCACCGGCGTCCCCACCCGGATCGTCCGTGGCATCGACCCGGCCTTCGAGGCCGCGGTCACCACGGACCAGGAGCGCGACGACGAGCTGGAGGAGGCGCTCTCCGAACTCCGGCTCATCAAGGACGCGTGGGAGATCGGCGAGATGCGCAAGGCTGTCGACTCGACCGTCCGCGGGTTCACCGACTGCGTCGGCGAGCTGTCGCGGGCCGTCGCGTCCTCCGAGCGGTGGATCGAGGGCACCTTCTTCCGCCGGGCGCGCCTGGAGGGCAATGCTGTCGGATACGGCTCCATCTGCGCCGCCGGTGACCATGCCACGATCATGCACTGGACGGAGAACGACGGCCCGGTCCGGCCCGGCGAGCTGCTGCTGCTCGACGCCGGCGTGGAGACCCGCTCCCTCTACACCGCCGACGTCGCCCGCACACTCCCGATCGGCGGCACGTTCGCCCCGGTCCAGCGCCAGGTGTACGACGCGGTGTACGAGGCGCAGGAGGCCGGCATGGCCACGGTCACGCCGGGTGCACCGTACCGCGACTTCCACGAGGCGGCCCAGCGTCACCTGACGGCGCGACTCGTCGAGTGGGGCTTCATCAAGGGCCCCGTCGACCGTGCGTACGCCCTGGGTCTGCAGCGTCGCTTCACGATGGCCGGCACCGGGCACATGCTCGGCCTGGACGTCCACGACTGCGCGCAGGCCCGCTCGGGGGAGTACGTCGACGGCATCCTCGCGCCGGGCATGGTGCTCACGGTCGAGCCGGGACTGTACTTCCAGCCCGACGACCTGACCGTGCCGCAGGAGTGGCGAGGCATTGGCGTCCGGATCGAGGACGACCTGGTCGTCACGGAGGACGGCCACGAGAACCTGTCGGCGGGCCTCCCCCGCTCCTCGGCCGAGGTCGAATCCTGGATGGCCCGCGTCGCGGGCTAG
- a CDS encoding IS1182 family transposase gives MDKRFRAFDPHQALLLPPSLDDWLPEGHLARFVADLVDDVLDLGPILAGYTEKRGFPPHDPRLMVRLLIYGYTTGVRPSRAIERKCADDVAFRFLAVGQAPDFRSVSRFRRRHLDALADLFTRSLHLAQKLGMDKMGRVALDGTKLQASASRHKAMSYGRLVDKEERVEAEIAELESMAAALLADAESSDAAEDRLFGIDGKETDLPAELDRREKRLARMQAARAQIEAEAADKARAHAEEKERRRQERGGGADDEPAVTEAGHKAAAKARPKPKAQANFTDPDSRIMKNGAGAYSQAYNAQAVVGEAHQVITTANVTTNASDALNYTTMLDQCAANTGIHPRQALVDAGYCSETNLEAAKERQLTCGIDTFMANGRLAHDEQVPPAPRGRIPKNATLKERMARKLRTKPGRNAYSRRKAIVEPVFGQIMTCENGRRLMLRGEDGARGEWRLLAACHNLLKIFRHTATTGLAAATG, from the coding sequence GTGGACAAGCGGTTCCGGGCGTTCGACCCGCATCAGGCGCTGCTGCTGCCGCCGTCGCTGGACGACTGGCTGCCCGAGGGGCACCTGGCCCGGTTCGTCGCCGACCTGGTCGATGACGTGCTCGATCTGGGGCCGATCCTGGCCGGCTACACCGAGAAGCGCGGCTTCCCGCCCCACGATCCGCGCCTGATGGTGCGCCTGCTGATCTACGGCTACACCACCGGCGTCCGACCCTCCCGGGCGATCGAGCGCAAGTGCGCCGACGACGTCGCGTTCCGGTTCCTGGCCGTCGGCCAAGCCCCGGACTTCCGCTCCGTCTCCCGCTTCCGCCGCCGCCACCTGGACGCACTCGCCGACCTGTTCACCCGGTCCCTGCACCTGGCCCAGAAGCTGGGCATGGACAAGATGGGCCGCGTCGCCCTGGACGGCACGAAGCTCCAGGCAAGCGCCTCCAGGCACAAGGCGATGAGCTACGGCCGACTGGTCGACAAGGAGGAACGCGTCGAGGCCGAGATCGCCGAACTGGAATCGATGGCAGCCGCGTTGCTGGCCGACGCCGAATCGAGCGACGCGGCCGAGGACCGGCTCTTCGGCATCGACGGCAAGGAGACCGACCTGCCCGCCGAGCTGGACCGCCGCGAGAAGCGCCTCGCGCGGATGCAGGCCGCCCGCGCCCAGATCGAGGCCGAGGCCGCCGATAAAGCACGCGCGCACGCCGAGGAGAAGGAACGCCGCCGTCAAGAACGCGGCGGCGGCGCCGACGACGAGCCGGCCGTCACCGAGGCCGGGCACAAGGCCGCAGCGAAGGCCCGTCCCAAACCGAAGGCACAGGCCAACTTCACCGACCCCGACTCCCGGATCATGAAGAACGGCGCCGGCGCCTACAGCCAGGCCTACAACGCCCAGGCCGTCGTCGGCGAGGCCCACCAGGTCATCACCACCGCCAACGTGACCACGAACGCCTCGGACGCCCTGAACTACACCACGATGCTCGACCAGTGCGCGGCGAACACCGGTATCCACCCGAGGCAGGCACTGGTCGACGCCGGATACTGCTCCGAGACGAATCTCGAAGCCGCAAAAGAGCGCCAACTCACCTGCGGTATCGACACGTTCATGGCAAACGGCAGACTCGCCCACGACGAGCAGGTCCCGCCCGCACCACGCGGACGCATCCCCAAGAACGCCACCCTGAAGGAACGCATGGCCCGCAAGCTGCGGACCAAACCCGGCCGCAACGCATACAGCCGCCGCAAGGCCATCGTCGAACCCGTCTTCGGACAGATCATGACCTGCGAGAACGGCCGCCGGCTCATGCTCCGCGGCGAAGACGGCGCCCGAGGAGAGTGGCGACTACTGGCCGCCTGCCACAACCTCCTCAAGATCTTCCGACACACCGCAACCACCGGACTCGCCGCAGCGACCGGGTGA